TCGTGCCCTTGGCAGGCGGGCCGCCCATTCCGCTGGACGTCGTCTTTCCGGTGCTGCACGGCACCTACGGCGAGGACGGCACGATCCAGGGCCTCCTCGAGCTCGCGGGGCTCCCCTACGTGGGCGCCGGCGTCCTCGCGTCCGCCATCGGCATGGACAAGGCGATCATGAAGTCGGTCTTCCGCGACGCCGGCATCGCCGTCTGCCAATGGCTCGTGACCCGTGTCGGTGCCGAGCCGGCGGCTGCGCTCGCCCGGCGCGTCGACGGCGAATTCGGCTTCCCGTGCTTCGTCAAGCCCGCCAACCTGGGCTCCTCGGTCGGCATCAGCAAGGTGAAGCAGCCGGGCGGCCTCGCCGCCGCCCTGGCCGAGGCCGGCACCTACGACCCCAAGGTGGTGATCGAGGAGGCGATCACGGGGCGGGAGTTCGAGTGCGCCGTGCTCGGCAACGACGAGGCCGAGGCCTCGGTGGTAGGCGAGCTCGTGCCCTCGCGCGAGTTCTACGACTACGCCGACAAGTACGTCGAGCAGGGCGCCCGCGTGATGATCCCGGCGCCGCTGCCGGACACCACCGCCGCCGCGATGCGCGCGCTCGCGCTGCGCGCCTTCCGGGCCATCGACTGCACCGGGCTGGCACGCGTCGACTTCTTCCTCGAGCGCGGGACCGACCGCATCCTCGTGAACGAGATCAACACGATGCCCGGGTTCACCGCGATCAGCATGTACCCGAAGCTCTGGGAGGCGAGCGGGCTGTCCTTCGCGGCGCTGCTCGACCGCTTGATCGCCCTCGCGCGCGAGCGGCACGCCGTGCGCGACCGCCGGCAGCTTTCTTTCACGCCGCCCGCGGCGTCGCCGGCCCCCAGGCAGGCGCGGCGCTAGATTAGCTACGGGCGCTCGCTCGCGACGAGGGTGACGTGCCGGCCGGGCGCGCGCCCCCGGTCCTGGGCTTTTCCCGATTGACGCTCGGGTTTCTCCCAATTGACGCTCGATGACCGGCGGGCGGAAGGTCGGCCGACCTCGCCGTTGCAGCGGCGAGTGCTGTGCCAGAGCGCACAGATCGGAGCGAAACCGGAGATGCCGCGATGCATTTGCTGAAGAAGTCCCGCGTCCCGAAGCTCTGGCAGACGGCGAGCCGAAACCGGCAGGAGATCGTCAAGGCGGGGTTGAACCGGCGCGAGCTGTTCAAGATGGGGCTGCTCACCAGCAGCGGCTACCTGGCGGCGAAGAGCGGCCTCAGCGCCTGGGCGAGCGGGGGATGCGACGCGGGCGAGTGCCAGCTCGGCTGCAGCCCGGCCACCACTCCCTTCATCGACCCCTTGCGCATCCCGCCCATCCTGCCGTCGCGCCCCGTGACGGACCTCAACCCCGCGCCGCAGGAATGCCCGAACAACTCCATCAACCCGGCGACCGGTCTCCCCTTCGAGGGCCGCGGCCAGTACAACGGCGTCCTGCGCCCGGGAACGGACTGCTTCCAGTTCTTCAAACGGTTCCCGCCGGAGGACTTCTTCATCACCCGGATGAGGGAGAATAAGCGCTTCCGCATCACGTCCGACCCGCACATCCCCGACCAGACGATCTGGGGCTTCAACCTGGGCGGCAACGACCCGGCGATCACCCCCGGCCCGACGATCGTCGACCAGTACGACGGCGCGAGGGTGGTTCGGCGCTTCAACGAATTGCCGCCCCAGGCGCAGAACGGCGGCTTCGGA
This region of Deltaproteobacteria bacterium genomic DNA includes:
- a CDS encoding D-alanine--D-alanine ligase, whose protein sequence is MVKRLRVAVVYGGRSGEHEVSLRSAAAIIANLDPERYEVVPVAIGKEGRWHTGPESLEVLERAQRDLAPIPSHGLEVTLPPDPTRRGLVPLAGGPPIPLDVVFPVLHGTYGEDGTIQGLLELAGLPYVGAGVLASAIGMDKAIMKSVFRDAGIAVCQWLVTRVGAEPAAALARRVDGEFGFPCFVKPANLGSSVGISKVKQPGGLAAALAEAGTYDPKVVIEEAITGREFECAVLGNDEAEASVVGELVPSREFYDYADKYVEQGARVMIPAPLPDTTAAAMRALALRAFRAIDCTGLARVDFFLERGTDRILVNEINTMPGFTAISMYPKLWEASGLSFAALLDRLIALARERHAVRDRRQLSFTPPAASPAPRQARR